A region of Methanomicrobium sp. W14 DNA encodes the following proteins:
- the rlmH gene encoding 23S rRNA (pseudouridine(1915)-N(3))-methyltransferase RlmH, with product MAGNIIIIAVGKIKEKYLRDGINEYLRRLKNYTNLEITEISDESIPDKLSLPTKQKILDKEGDKILSLIKDGDYLILLDLKGDTTDSEMLAKKIKTLEVSRQGRIVFAIGGSLGVSERLIIRADFRLCLSHLTFTHQIARFILTEQIYRAYNINNGGKYHR from the coding sequence ATGGCAGGGAATATCATAATTATCGCCGTCGGAAAAATAAAGGAAAAATATCTCAGGGACGGAATAAATGAATATTTAAGGCGCCTTAAAAACTACACAAACCTTGAAATAACAGAAATTTCCGACGAGAGCATACCTGATAAGCTGTCTTTACCGACAAAACAAAAGATACTGGATAAAGAAGGGGACAAAATACTCTCTTTAATAAAAGACGGCGATTACCTTATACTCCTTGACCTTAAAGGAGACACTACTGACTCGGAAATGCTTGCAAAAAAAATAAAAACACTTGAAGTGTCACGGCAGGGGAGAATTGTCTTTGCCATAGGCGGAAGCCTTGGTGTGTCTGAAAGACTTATAATAAGAGCGGATTTCAGGCTCTGCCTTTCACATCTCACGTTCACCCACCAGATAGCAAGGTTTATTCTTACAGAGCAGATTTACCGGGCATACAACATAAACAATGGTGGAAAATATCACAGATAA